In Candidatus Melainabacteria bacterium RIFOXYA2_FULL_32_9, the sequence TGGTGATTGTAATCATTATCTAGCTTTGAACATTAATCAGGAAATAAAAGATGAGATAAATCCTGAGAATTTTATTAATGAAGTTAAAAAGCAAAATGGAATAGGATTTGTAGCGCATCCTGACGAGAGTTTAAACAGAAAAAATGACTATAAACCTTTGAGATGGCAGGATTGGAATATTAAAGGATTTCATGGGCTTGAAATATGGAATCATTTGTCTGATTGGGTTGATAATTACGACCCTAAAAATCCTGTTTATTGCTATTTTAATAAAGACAAGATATTAACCGGTCCAACAGCTAAAACAATTAAGTGGTGGGATGATCTGAATAATTCAAATGCTAATATAGTTCCTGCAATTGGAGGGTTAGATGTTCATGCCATAGATCATAAATTTTGGGGTATAAATTTTCAAATATTTCCTTATTATGACAGCTTTAAAACTCTAGCAAACTATTTATATCTTGATAAAAAGTTATCAAATGACTTTGATGAAGCAAAAGAACAGATTTATAATGCTCTTAAACAGGGTAATAATACTATTATTAATAGAGTATGGAACAGAGATAAAGAAGAATTTTGTTTTTGTTTAAAAAACAAAGAAACTTGCGCTGTACCTGGAAATGCAATAAATCTTGATAATGATGCTCATTTGGTAATAAGAGTTCCTGGAAAAGCAAGAATAAGGCTGATTTATAATGGGCAAATAATCAAGGAACTTGAGGGAAAAGAAATTATTCATAAAGATGTACAAAAGGGAAAATATAGAGTTGAAGTGTACTATAAAAATCGTCCCTGGATTTTTTCTAATCCCATTCTAGTCATATAATTTATACAAGTGGAGGAAATATGCCAATAATTAGTGAAAGATTTAGCATCAATACAAAAGGTTTTACCGATATCATTAATATAACAGGTAAGGTTCAGGAAATAGTCAGAAAAGTTCAGTTTGAACAGGCTCAGGTATTGGTTTATGTTCCTGGAAGTACCGCTTCAATTACTACAATAGAATATGAACCCGGGCTTCTCAAAGACCTGCCTGAGGCTTTTGAGAAAATTGCTCCAATGAATAAGACTTATCATCATGATGAAACATGGCATGATGGTAATGGCTATGCGCATGTGAGGGCATCAATGATTGGAAATTCTGAAATATTTCCAGTTGTTAATTCAGAGTTAATACTTGGCACCTGGCAGCAAATAATACTTGTAGATTTTGATAATAGGCCACGTACTCGCAGCGTAATAGTGCAGATTTGTTATTAGTGCGTTAATACAAAAGTTGTGGCGAAGGGAGTAAATTTTCTCTGTCAGTGCTAACGCATGAACTTTAGTCATCAACCCTTCCAATAATACGTATTGTCATCATGAGGAGCGAAGCGACGTGAGGATCTTACCAATTATGAATGCTAGCTTTTAAATGTAAAATGGATAGATTGCCACGGGCTAAAGCCCTTGCAATGGCAGGGGAATTGCTTCTCACTTTGCATAATTAAATTAACAAAGCACTAGTACTCTGTCCCAAAAATTATGATGGGGGATATGTTATTAGCCTATGAAATGCGAAGGTGACAAGGTCACTTATTTAAGTCATCAATTATTCCAGTCTTAATTATGTGCATTAGCACCAGCGACGGAAATAATATATCCTCTAAACTTTTGGGACAATCCACCAGGCTCTATTTTTATCTGAAAAACGAAATTATTTGCTGGATAAAATTAATATTTTTAATGGATAAGTAAATGTTAAAAATATACGATAAATAT encodes:
- a CDS encoding secondary thiamine-phosphate synthase enzyme, yielding MPIISERFSINTKGFTDIINITGKVQEIVRKVQFEQAQVLVYVPGSTASITTIEYEPGLLKDLPEAFEKIAPMNKTYHHDETWHDGNGYAHVRASMIGNSEIFPVVNSELILGTWQQIILVDFDNRPRTRSVIVQICY